A single Chloroflexota bacterium DNA region contains:
- a CDS encoding haloacid dehalogenase, which translates to MDNLHQTIAAILDELETKNAVRDATLARSRTLIRHCANSIRAVHRGEFAAAEALLQAARDVAAEMVRDLAAYPDIYFAGYTQDALKELAEAHITYAIIANKPVPTPKELAVEPAAYLNGIGEAAGELRRFVLDCIRRGQVAEGERALEAIDIIYSHLAMVDYPDAITGGLRRTTDMVRGVLERTRGDFTTAVRQDQLQEALRDLERKLGR; encoded by the coding sequence ATGGACAATTTGCACCAGACGATTGCGGCCATCCTGGACGAACTGGAGACCAAGAACGCCGTTCGGGACGCGACCCTGGCCCGCTCCCGCACGCTGATTCGGCACTGCGCCAACTCCATCCGCGCGGTGCACCGGGGGGAGTTTGCCGCAGCCGAAGCCCTGCTACAGGCGGCCCGCGATGTCGCCGCCGAGATGGTGCGCGACCTGGCGGCCTATCCCGACATCTACTTTGCTGGCTATACCCAGGATGCCCTGAAGGAACTGGCCGAGGCCCACATTACCTACGCCATCATCGCCAACAAGCCTGTTCCCACGCCCAAGGAGTTGGCGGTGGAGCCAGCGGCCTACCTCAACGGCATCGGCGAGGCCGCAGGCGAGCTGCGCCGCTTCGTGCTGGACTGCATCCGCCGCGGCCAGGTGGCCGAAGGGGAGCGCGCCCTGGAAGCCATAGACATCATCTACAGCCACCTGGCGATGGTGGACTATCCCGACGCGATCACAGGGGGGCTGCGCCGCACCACCGACATGGTGCGCGGCGTCCTGGAGCGCACGCGCGGCGACTTCACCACCGCCGTGCGCCAGGACCAACTGCAAGAGGCCCTACGAGACCTGGAGCGCAAACTGGGCCGATGA
- a CDS encoding PD40 domain-containing protein, translating to MDKAPTDTQPTPSTHAPKRRFHPRLGVALVIVGLLVLLAAVTALAVYQGLQDRATLARRNAEAHYQAGLAHMQAGETDLAIAEFELALRLAPDYSEARAQLAVAQRTRAAAGVPTSEVYQAALDGLFAQAVDLYNQRDWSGAAAAFEHIATLDPTYRPQEIQQYRFDCYRLQGEALEAENRLEEAIRAYDQALRARPSAADIARRRELLALYSTGAGAAGADWGKAVEVFRQLYTIDPTFRDVGQRLYDAYVGHGDAYMGWGLWCQAQEAYAAAKSMDDNPTIRARLNDASQRCAGLAEAALTPLPTRAAGPPILSEFPFGRLIFARYDDARKTYDIMALDAGAEQAQLLARNANQPATSPDGERLAFHSTDKTAPGIFVLDVRGGKRWAISTSARDSRPFWSPDGTQVAFIRDAGSPTAMILAAPADGSGEAAPLASGWSAAWSRTNHLALTGCDEAQRECGIFVEDLSRGGRIRLTADKNDVGLAWSPDGSHVAYVSSHDGNWEIYTVRIEGGFVRRCTVNAADDGMPTWSPDGRQIAFVSNRDGVWSLYVMLADGSEQRKIMDLSMSSPDWISGQMAWLP from the coding sequence ATGGACAAAGCGCCCACGGACACACAACCGACACCAAGCACGCACGCACCCAAGCGCCGATTTCACCCGCGGCTGGGCGTGGCGTTGGTGATTGTGGGTCTGCTGGTGCTCCTGGCGGCGGTTACCGCGCTGGCGGTGTACCAGGGGTTGCAGGATCGGGCCACCCTGGCGCGGCGCAACGCCGAGGCTCACTACCAGGCCGGCCTGGCCCACATGCAGGCGGGCGAGACCGACCTGGCCATCGCCGAGTTTGAACTGGCGTTGAGGCTGGCCCCGGACTATTCCGAAGCCCGCGCGCAACTGGCGGTGGCCCAGCGCACCCGCGCCGCCGCTGGCGTTCCCACGTCCGAGGTGTACCAGGCCGCGCTGGATGGCCTGTTCGCGCAGGCGGTGGACTTGTACAACCAGCGCGATTGGAGCGGTGCTGCCGCCGCTTTTGAGCACATCGCCACGCTAGATCCCACCTACCGCCCCCAGGAGATTCAGCAGTACCGCTTTGATTGCTATCGGCTCCAGGGCGAGGCGCTGGAGGCCGAGAATCGGCTGGAGGAGGCCATCCGCGCCTACGATCAGGCCCTGCGCGCGCGGCCATCGGCGGCCGATATCGCCCGCAGGCGCGAACTCCTGGCGCTGTACAGCACGGGCGCAGGGGCAGCGGGCGCCGATTGGGGCAAGGCCGTGGAGGTGTTCCGCCAACTGTACACCATTGACCCCACCTTCCGCGACGTGGGCCAACGCCTGTACGACGCCTATGTGGGGCACGGCGATGCCTACATGGGCTGGGGGTTGTGGTGCCAGGCGCAGGAAGCGTATGCCGCCGCCAAGAGCATGGACGACAACCCCACCATCCGCGCGCGACTCAACGACGCGTCGCAGCGGTGCGCCGGGCTGGCCGAAGCCGCGCTGACGCCTTTACCCACCCGCGCGGCGGGACCGCCCATCCTGTCCGAGTTTCCGTTCGGGAGGCTCATCTTCGCCCGCTACGATGACGCCCGCAAGACCTACGACATCATGGCGCTGGACGCCGGAGCGGAGCAGGCCCAACTCCTTGCCCGAAACGCGAATCAGCCGGCGACAAGCCCCGATGGCGAGCGCCTGGCGTTCCATTCCACCGACAAGACGGCGCCCGGCATCTTCGTCCTGGACGTGCGCGGCGGCAAACGATGGGCCATCTCCACCTCGGCGCGGGACTCGCGGCCCTTCTGGTCGCCCGACGGAACCCAGGTCGCCTTCATCCGCGACGCCGGCTCGCCGACGGCGATGATTTTGGCGGCGCCTGCGGACGGGTCCGGCGAGGCCGCGCCCCTGGCCAGTGGCTGGTCCGCCGCCTGGTCGCGCACGAACCACCTGGCCCTCACCGGATGCGACGAGGCCCAGCGCGAGTGCGGCATCTTCGTGGAAGACTTGAGCCGCGGCGGGCGCATTCGCCTCACTGCCGACAAGAACGACGTCGGTCTGGCCTGGTCGCCCGACGGCAGCCACGTGGCCTATGTGTCCAGCCACGACGGCAACTGGGAAATCTACACCGTGAGGATAGAAGGCGGGTTTGTCCGCCGATGCACCGTCAACGCCGCCGACGATGGGATGCCGACCTGGTCGCCCGACGGGCGGCAGATCGCCTTCGTCTCCAACCGCGACGGCGTCTGGAGCCTGTACGTGATGCTGGCCGACGGAAGCGAGCAGCGCAAGATCATGGACTTGAGCATGTCCAGCCCTGACTGGATAAGCGGGCAGATGGCCTGGCTGCCCTAG